Proteins encoded in a region of the Vitis riparia cultivar Riparia Gloire de Montpellier isolate 1030 chromosome 7, EGFV_Vit.rip_1.0, whole genome shotgun sequence genome:
- the LOC117917959 gene encoding probable sodium/metabolite cotransporter BASS3, chloroplastic, giving the protein MAPSPGGAQLSSYASFLSKGDVALSILLTSSTTIASVLVTPLLTGLLIGSVVPVDAVAMSKSILQVVLVPVTLGLALNTYAKPVVNLLRPVMPLVAMVCTSLCIGSPLAINRSQILSAEGLRLVFPVLAFHTVAFTVGYWVSKIPIFRQEEEVCRTISLCTGMQSSTLAGLLATQFLGGSQAVPPAYSVVAMAIMGLSLASFWGNGGRIRDLPSLLLPQTGSTVEAQ; this is encoded by the exons GGGCTCAGCTCTCTAGCTATGCCAGCTTTTTGAGCAAAGGGGATGTGGCATTGAGCATTCTCCTAACCAGCTCCACCACCATTGCTTCAGTGCTTGTTACCCCTCTTTTAACTGGCCTGCTGATTGGGTCTGTTGTTCCAGTTGATGCAGTTGCCATGTCAAAGTCGATATTGCAG GTTGTTCTTGTTCCGGTCACTCTTGGTCTTGCTCTCAACACATATGCAAAACCGGTTGTGAATTTACTTCGGCCTGTGATGCCTCTTGTTGCCATGGTTTGTACCTCACTGTGTATTGGGAGCCCTCTTGCAATAAATAGGAGCCAAATTCTGTCTGCGGAGGGTCTCCGTTTGGTTTTCCCGGTATTGGCATTTCACACAGTGGCATTCACTGTGGGATATTGGgtctccaaaattccaattttcag GCAAGAAGAAGAAGTTTGCAGGACAATTTCTCTGTGCACGGGAATGCAAAGCTCGACCCTAGCAGGGCTTCTTGCAACCCAGTTCCTTGGAGGCAGTCAGGCTGTTCCACCAGCCTACTCCGTGGTCGCCATGGCTATCATGGGCCTTAGTCTTGCCTCTTTCTGGGGTAATGGTGGCCGAATCAGGGATCTACCGTCCCTGCTTCTCCCACAAACTGGTTCCACTGTGGAGGCTCAATGA
- the LOC117918042 gene encoding serine/arginine-rich splicing factor SR45-like gives MGSRHRGPHDAEVHLAPPASSSAADAPRADSPSLYAFSGNPHDHHSAHQTAATGRGIPTALLIQAQLGLARPIRSVDRPAPGMMQPRILHSLVPQLSAPPMTHPAASITWPPGQTLGYPGQVPPRLRMAQRLQCLLNSLLSPEEYRSPTSRFPHRSMGGRPLAPPSQMMRGPPPPPPRRSHCLHRRRPCQRPREPRDLPLQRPPRLSSRRR, from the exons ATGGGGAGTAGGCATAGGGGACCACATGATG CGGAAGTTCACCTAGCGCCTCCTGCGAGCTCCTCCGCCGCTGACGCGCCAAGGGCTGACTCTCCATCCCTCTACGCCTTCTCAGGCAACCCTCACGATCACCACTCTGCCCATCAAACCGCCGCTACCGGTCGTGGAATCCCCACCGCTCTCCTCATTCAAGCTCAGCTTGGCCTCGCTAGACCCATTCGCAGTGTTGATAGGCCTGCGCCAGGCATGATGCAGCCCCGGATCTTGCACTCGTTGGTGCCCCAGTTATCTGCACCACCCATGACTCACCCGGCCGCATCGATAACTTGGCCTCCCGGACAGACGCTTGGATACCCCGGGCAGGTACCTCCCCGATTGCGCATGGCCCAACGCCTCCAGTGCCTGCTCAATTCGCTGCTCAGCCCGGAGGAGTACCGTAGCCCCACTTCCAGGTTCCCCCACCGCAGTATGGGGGGTCGGCCATTGGCGCCGCCCTCTCAGATGATGAGAGGTCCACCACCTCCACCGCCCCGTCGTTCCCACTGTCTTCATCGGCGGCGCCCGTGTCAGAGGCCTAGAGAGCCTCGTGACCTTCCACTTCAGCGGCCACCTCGCCTCTCGTCCCGCCGACGGTAG